One Candidatus Binatia bacterium genomic region harbors:
- a CDS encoding acyl-CoA dehydrogenase family protein codes for MAIDFSFPPEIDALRLKVRRFIAEVVRPAEVRVAERPGDRRFLIQSIIEMRVAARDWGLWLPHMPAEYGGMGLGHVAMAAVSAEAAKSAFGPYALNAQAPDEGNMHTLLHWATPAQREKYLRPLCDGVARSCFAMTEPEVAGSDPTLIQTRAVEDGDDWVIDGHKWFISGASGAGFAILVARTEDRPEIPQAANTAFIVDLPARGWNVVRNISTMSGTHNHAEIRIEKLRVPRANMLGGRGQGHLLGQARLGPARLAHCMRWIGQAEVALDMMVDRALNRFAHGSLLADKQGIQWMIADSAMELYQGKLMVLHAAYKIDRGEDFRSEVSMAKHFVANMLNRVVDRAIQVHGALGYSTDTPLATMAQHARWARFADGADEVHQWRIAQRTIDAYKRDGSVRKAIGDLPL; via the coding sequence ATGGCCATCGACTTCAGTTTCCCTCCGGAAATCGACGCACTGCGTCTCAAGGTCCGGCGTTTCATCGCCGAGGTCGTCCGGCCAGCCGAAGTCCGCGTCGCCGAGCGGCCCGGCGATCGTCGTTTCCTAATTCAGTCGATCATCGAGATGCGGGTCGCCGCCAGGGACTGGGGTCTCTGGCTACCGCACATGCCGGCGGAGTACGGGGGCATGGGCCTTGGCCACGTCGCCATGGCCGCCGTCTCGGCCGAAGCCGCCAAGTCGGCCTTCGGGCCCTACGCCCTCAACGCCCAGGCTCCCGACGAGGGCAACATGCACACCCTCCTCCACTGGGCCACCCCGGCGCAGCGCGAGAAGTACCTGCGGCCGCTTTGCGACGGCGTCGCGCGTTCGTGCTTCGCGATGACCGAGCCCGAAGTGGCAGGGTCGGACCCGACCCTCATTCAGACCCGCGCCGTCGAAGACGGGGACGACTGGGTTATCGATGGGCACAAGTGGTTCATTTCCGGCGCCAGCGGCGCCGGATTCGCCATTCTCGTCGCCCGGACCGAGGACCGGCCGGAGATTCCGCAGGCAGCCAACACGGCGTTTATCGTCGACCTACCGGCCAGGGGATGGAACGTCGTGCGCAACATCTCCACCATGAGCGGCACGCACAACCACGCGGAGATTCGCATCGAGAAGCTGCGGGTGCCGCGCGCCAACATGCTCGGTGGGCGGGGTCAGGGCCACTTGCTGGGACAGGCCCGGCTCGGCCCGGCTCGGTTGGCGCACTGCATGCGTTGGATCGGTCAGGCCGAGGTCGCACTCGACATGATGGTCGACCGCGCCCTGAACCGCTTTGCGCACGGTTCGTTGCTGGCCGACAAGCAGGGCATCCAGTGGATGATCGCCGACTCGGCCATGGAGCTGTACCAGGGCAAGCTGATGGTGCTGCACGCCGCCTACAAGATCGACCGCGGCGAGGACTTCCGCAGCGAGGTGTCGATGGCCAAGCACTTCGTCGCCAATATGCTGAACCGGGTCGTCGACCGCGCCATTCAGGTACACGGTGCTCTCGGTTATTCCACCGACACGCCGCTGGCGACCATGGCGCAACATGCGCGCTGGGCGCGCTTCGCCGACGGTGCCGACGAGGTTCACCAGTGGCGCATCGCGCAGCGCACCATCGACGCCTACAAGCGCGACGGCAGCGTCAGGAAAGCCATCGGCGATCTGCCGTTGTGA
- a CDS encoding FGGY-family carbohydrate kinase has protein sequence MKPSWFLGFDVGTSGAKGVLVDAGGRLLASATSAYALSHPSPHWAEQNPGDWWQAVVACTRRMLHDSGVAPADVAAVCFAGQMLGLVPVDAAGQPTRPAISWLDNRAGREARRLVRRLGGPRVLRTLAGAVLTGKDIVPKIAWLRVHEPDVYARTRAFCDVTGYLVARATGKLCIDHTGASATGMLDRRRRSWSPLLARIAGFPLDKMPPLLPSAAVAGGLAATAAGDLGLPAGVPVAAGLADIPSAAVGAGTLAAGTAHVYLGTSSWLCVSLARPRDSGRHGIVSVPSAVPGMFIMIGESETAGACVDWLADCLGLPAGLPGTYRQIDALAAGAPAGARGLLFAPWLFGERSPVGDTEVRGAFVNLDLQHRRPHLARAVYEGVALNLRWLLDAAARAGVPCAQLRAIGGGTRSEVWLQIVADVTGRPVTRVAHADCAGAIGCALVGAVAVGALPSIAAIAAVVATERTFEPERTHAPVYDRLVRTLREVYPALSRAGRVIGGGQAEGGLPDGPPPKGG, from the coding sequence GTGAAACCATCCTGGTTCCTCGGCTTCGACGTCGGCACCAGCGGCGCCAAGGGCGTCCTCGTCGATGCCGGCGGGCGGCTGCTGGCGTCGGCTACGTCGGCGTACGCACTGTCGCATCCGTCGCCGCACTGGGCGGAACAGAACCCCGGCGATTGGTGGCAGGCGGTCGTCGCCTGCACGCGCCGGATGCTGCACGACAGCGGCGTCGCGCCCGCCGACGTGGCGGCAGTGTGCTTCGCGGGACAGATGCTCGGGCTGGTTCCCGTCGATGCCGCGGGGCAGCCGACCCGTCCGGCGATCAGTTGGCTCGATAATCGCGCCGGCCGCGAGGCGAGACGCCTGGTGCGCCGCCTCGGCGGCCCGCGCGTGCTGCGCACGTTGGCCGGCGCCGTGCTCACCGGCAAGGACATCGTTCCGAAGATCGCCTGGTTGCGGGTTCACGAACCCGACGTGTACGCGCGTACGCGCGCGTTCTGCGATGTTACGGGGTACCTTGTCGCCCGCGCCACCGGCAAGCTGTGCATCGATCACACGGGCGCCTCGGCGACCGGGATGCTCGACCGCCGCCGGCGAAGCTGGTCGCCACTGCTGGCGCGCATCGCCGGTTTCCCACTCGACAAGATGCCGCCCCTGCTTCCGAGCGCGGCGGTTGCCGGCGGTCTCGCCGCGACCGCCGCGGGCGATCTCGGTCTGCCCGCCGGGGTACCGGTCGCCGCCGGTCTCGCCGACATCCCGAGCGCGGCCGTCGGCGCCGGCACGCTCGCCGCCGGTACGGCGCACGTCTACCTCGGTACGTCGAGCTGGTTGTGCGTCAGCCTCGCTCGTCCGCGCGATAGCGGACGCCACGGGATCGTCTCCGTGCCGTCGGCGGTACCCGGCATGTTCATCATGATCGGCGAGTCGGAGACCGCCGGCGCCTGTGTCGACTGGTTGGCCGACTGCCTTGGTCTGCCGGCGGGGCTACCCGGCACGTACAGGCAGATCGACGCGCTCGCCGCCGGGGCGCCCGCCGGCGCGCGCGGCCTGCTGTTCGCACCGTGGCTGTTCGGCGAGCGTTCCCCGGTGGGTGACACCGAGGTTCGCGGCGCCTTCGTCAATCTCGACTTGCAGCACCGGCGCCCGCATCTGGCGCGCGCCGTGTACGAGGGGGTGGCGCTGAATCTGCGCTGGTTACTGGACGCGGCGGCGCGAGCCGGCGTGCCGTGCGCGCAGTTACGCGCCATCGGCGGCGGCACCCGCAGCGAGGTGTGGCTGCAGATCGTCGCCGACGTCACCGGGCGGCCGGTTACGCGCGTGGCGCACGCCGACTGCGCCGGCGCCATCGGATGCGCGCTGGTCGGCGCCGTTGCCGTCGGCGCGCTCCCGAGCATTGCGGCCATTGCGGCGGTAGTGGCGACGGAGCGGACGTTCGAGCCCGAGCGGACCCATGCCCCGGTCTACGATCGGTTGGTTCGAACTTTACGCGAAGTGTACCCGGCGCTGTCGCGCGCCGGGCGAGTCATCGGCGGAGGGCAAGCCGAAGGCGGCCTTCCCGATGGCCCGCCACCGAAGGGCGGGTGA
- a CDS encoding FAD-binding oxidoreductase, protein MSVRIADHPVTTVPEGVVSALADVVGATHVVTDEGALADAGRDFWPITLVWVHHGVQPSRPALVVRPRNAGEVARVLAIASDARIPVTPFAGRSGVCGGSLPIAGGISLDLQGLDRIHDVNAHDLVVHVDAGVYGPVLEKALEAHGLTAGHFPQSFEISTVGGWIACRGAGQYSNRYGKIEDMVRGLEVALPDGSLLRTNPQPAAATGPDLQRLFIGAEGTLGVITSAWLQLWPRPAHSARAAYTFSSFDDVIEVQRLVLRREAAPAVLRGYDARDAELHFAKIGVEAGRSVLFALSEGERDLVEREIAILDETVHTVGDRARSEESALVDYWLDKRNDVSGLEVAIRRGLVVDTIEVAAPWSKLTGVYRAVSAAVAGVGGTLAVAAHASHAYLSGACLYFTFAGLPDDNVDAKDNFYSACWEAAMKAVVAAGGTISHHHGIGLNRARFMASEVGETGMAVLAALKSALDPHGILNPGKLGLGASGWPRR, encoded by the coding sequence ATGAGCGTTCGCATTGCCGATCATCCGGTTACCACTGTGCCCGAGGGGGTGGTTTCGGCGCTTGCTGATGTCGTCGGCGCGACGCACGTGGTGACCGACGAAGGTGCCCTCGCCGACGCCGGCCGCGACTTCTGGCCCATTACCCTGGTCTGGGTTCACCACGGCGTCCAACCGTCCCGTCCCGCACTGGTCGTGCGGCCTCGAAACGCCGGTGAAGTCGCCCGTGTCCTCGCCATTGCCAGCGACGCGCGCATCCCCGTCACGCCGTTCGCCGGTCGCTCCGGAGTATGCGGCGGGTCGCTGCCCATCGCCGGAGGTATCAGCCTCGACCTGCAGGGGCTCGATCGCATCCACGACGTCAACGCGCACGACCTCGTCGTCCACGTCGACGCCGGCGTCTACGGTCCTGTCCTCGAGAAAGCCCTCGAAGCGCACGGCCTCACCGCCGGCCACTTCCCGCAGTCGTTCGAGATCAGCACCGTCGGCGGCTGGATCGCCTGCCGTGGCGCCGGTCAGTACTCCAATCGCTACGGCAAGATCGAAGACATGGTCCGCGGGCTTGAAGTTGCCCTGCCGGACGGCTCGCTGCTGCGTACCAATCCGCAACCCGCGGCAGCCACCGGTCCCGACCTGCAACGGTTGTTCATCGGTGCCGAAGGCACCCTCGGCGTCATCACCTCCGCCTGGCTCCAGCTCTGGCCTCGCCCCGCCCACTCGGCCCGCGCCGCCTACACGTTCTCGTCCTTCGATGACGTGATCGAAGTCCAACGCCTCGTTTTGCGCCGCGAAGCCGCCCCGGCCGTGCTGCGCGGCTACGATGCCCGCGACGCCGAGCTGCACTTCGCGAAGATCGGTGTGGAGGCCGGGCGCAGCGTGCTCTTCGCGCTCAGCGAAGGGGAACGCGATCTGGTCGAGCGGGAGATCGCCATTCTGGACGAGACGGTGCACACCGTCGGCGATCGCGCCCGGTCCGAAGAGTCGGCGCTTGTCGACTACTGGCTCGATAAACGCAACGACGTCTCCGGTCTCGAAGTCGCCATCCGGCGCGGCCTCGTGGTCGACACCATCGAAGTCGCCGCGCCGTGGTCGAAGCTGACCGGCGTTTACCGCGCCGTCTCCGCCGCGGTCGCCGGCGTGGGCGGCACCCTCGCGGTCGCCGCCCACGCCTCGCACGCCTACCTGTCCGGCGCCTGTCTCTACTTCACCTTCGCCGGTCTGCCCGACGACAACGTCGACGCCAAGGACAACTTCTACAGCGCCTGCTGGGAGGCAGCGATGAAGGCAGTCGTTGCCGCCGGCGGCACCATAAGCCATCACCACGGCATCGGTTTGAACCGTGCGCGGTTCATGGCGAGCGAAGTGGGCGAAACGGGCATGGCCGTGCTCGCCGCCCTCAAGTCAGCACTCGATCCGCACGGGATTCTCAACCCGGGCAAGCTCGGGCTCGGTGCCTCCGGATGGCCACGCCGGTAA
- a CDS encoding saccharopine dehydrogenase NADP-binding domain-containing protein has protein sequence MTRIVVLGGCGGIGRFAVRALASGPYFDEIVIADVRAEAAKAFAAELAGRRAVGVGVDAAQPASVHAVIKDASVVLNCIGPFYRFGPPLLRAAIDAHVKYVDVCDDLDPTVKMLDMDGAARDAGVPALVGMGNSPGLANLLVRFCADTLLDTVEGADIMHIHGGEPEEGAAVIKHRIHAMLNDVPLFIDGRLITVRQLEPSGQAYVREVDFPDVGRYPVYPYPHPETITLPRYLPTLRRATNLGVVFPLSYFHLTQDMVRVGTCTTEPLLVQGQPVVPIEFAVAHIIAERPRLLREAQIVGPAGCLQVQVDGKKDGAAHTYVFSMSSRSAGAGEGTGIPAAVAAVLLHRGEIDRRGVFPPEAAVPPLAAMSLASEMLRTLGVASGGDSIKLVHVGPDGTRKESALPI, from the coding sequence ATGACACGTATAGTGGTACTCGGAGGGTGCGGCGGTATCGGCCGCTTCGCCGTGCGGGCGCTGGCGAGCGGACCGTACTTCGACGAGATCGTCATCGCCGACGTGCGTGCCGAGGCGGCAAAGGCGTTTGCCGCCGAGCTGGCGGGCCGTCGCGCCGTTGGCGTGGGGGTCGATGCGGCGCAACCGGCCAGCGTGCACGCGGTCATCAAAGACGCCAGTGTCGTGCTCAACTGTATCGGGCCATTCTATCGTTTCGGCCCACCCTTGCTGCGGGCAGCCATCGACGCGCACGTTAAATACGTCGACGTCTGCGACGACCTCGATCCAACCGTGAAGATGCTCGACATGGACGGTGCGGCGCGCGATGCGGGCGTGCCGGCACTCGTCGGGATGGGCAACTCCCCGGGCCTTGCCAACCTGCTGGTCCGCTTCTGCGCCGATACGCTGCTCGATACGGTCGAGGGCGCCGACATCATGCACATCCACGGCGGCGAACCCGAAGAGGGCGCCGCCGTGATCAAGCACCGCATACACGCGATGCTCAACGACGTACCGCTGTTCATCGACGGCAGGCTCATTACCGTCCGCCAGCTCGAACCCAGCGGACAGGCCTACGTGCGTGAAGTCGACTTCCCGGACGTCGGCCGTTATCCGGTGTACCCGTACCCGCATCCCGAAACGATCACGCTGCCCCGGTACCTGCCGACCCTGCGCCGTGCCACCAACCTCGGCGTCGTCTTTCCGCTGTCGTACTTCCACCTGACGCAGGACATGGTCCGGGTCGGCACGTGCACGACCGAGCCGCTGCTCGTCCAGGGCCAGCCCGTGGTGCCCATCGAGTTCGCGGTTGCGCACATCATTGCGGAGCGGCCGCGGTTGCTACGGGAGGCGCAGATCGTCGGTCCGGCCGGCTGCCTGCAAGTGCAGGTCGACGGCAAGAAGGACGGCGCGGCGCACACCTACGTGTTCTCGATGTCGTCGCGCTCGGCCGGGGCCGGCGAAGGCACCGGCATTCCGGCCGCCGTGGCGGCGGTGCTGCTGCACCGCGGCGAGATCGATCGCCGGGGCGTGTTCCCGCCGGAAGCCGCCGTACCCCCGCTGGCCGCAATGAGTCTTGCCAGCGAGATGCTGCGTACGCTCGGCGTGGCTTCGGGCGGCGATTCGATCAAACTGGTGCACGTCGGACCCGACGGGACACGGAAGGAATCGGCGTTGCCGATCTAA